A genomic stretch from Vibrio neptunius includes:
- the flgF gene encoding flagellar basal-body rod protein FlgF, which produces MDSLLFTATSGASRVLKAQHVRSNNLSNADTAGFRADMERVSSIPLQGAGFDGRTMVVTNSASTRFDEGDIVKTGRSLDVAVMGDGYLTVQTAEGQEAYTRAGNIKVDSFGALSINGFAVVGEGGPLVLPDYQKVEISERGRISVVPPGGGAELEVGTLKLVKPETSQLEKQSDSLLHSVDGNPFAADQTVQLAPEHIEGSNVSAIDELLNVMSLTRNFEMQVRMMKTAETLAQAGNKLMSSR; this is translated from the coding sequence ATGGACAGTTTGTTATTCACCGCAACGTCTGGCGCAAGCCGAGTACTTAAAGCTCAGCATGTGCGCTCAAATAACCTATCCAATGCCGATACTGCGGGTTTTCGTGCTGATATGGAACGTGTGTCAAGCATCCCACTTCAGGGCGCGGGCTTTGACGGTCGCACCATGGTCGTTACCAACTCGGCGTCTACGCGTTTTGATGAAGGCGATATCGTTAAAACTGGCCGTTCATTGGATGTCGCTGTGATGGGGGACGGTTATCTGACGGTGCAGACCGCAGAAGGTCAGGAAGCGTATACCCGCGCCGGTAACATCAAAGTTGACTCCTTTGGTGCTTTGTCTATTAACGGGTTTGCGGTTGTCGGTGAAGGAGGCCCTTTGGTTCTTCCCGATTATCAGAAAGTGGAAATTAGCGAACGTGGTCGTATTTCTGTCGTGCCTCCTGGGGGAGGCGCTGAGCTTGAAGTAGGGACCTTAAAGCTGGTTAAGCCGGAAACTAGCCAACTGGAGAAACAGAGCGACAGTTTGCTTCACAGCGTCGATGGCAACCCATTTGCGGCTGACCAAACCGTTCAGCTCGCACCTGAGCATATCGAAGGCAGCAACGTCTCTGCGATTGATGAACTGCTGAATGTGATGTCACTGACACGCAACTTTGAAATGCAAGTGCGGATGATGAAAACCGCAGAGACTTTGGCGCAAGCCGGTAACAAATTAATGTCGTCACGCTAA
- the flgE gene encoding flagellar basal body protein FlgE, with protein sequence MSFNIALSGLDATNTELNTISHNIANASTYGFKGARTEFAAVYNGMQPGGVEVASISQNFEKNGSVSGTGRAMDLAINGNGFFVTKDSAGQMLYTRSGVFGTDKDNYVVGNTGAKLQGYSVDGNNNLLTGATGDIKISTSSLAAKATDKMEFIANLDAKNPVIDQTVNPFDPGNNNSFNSSYTTKVYDSQGKPHTVTQYFTKTADNTWEVNVQVDGGVGAVSTVAMTFNPDGSIATPTGAYNVSFPAAGANPMSIDIDLSGSTQFGTGFGVSTNNPNGYTSGELTGVRVEDNGMVYATYTNGQSQLQGQVVLADFANPQGLSKVSGTAWTQSFSSGAPVLGVPGSGTLGDLSPGALEGSNVDLTSELVNLMTAQRNYQANAKTISTNDKLTQALFNAI encoded by the coding sequence ATGAGTTTTAATATTGCCCTAAGCGGCCTTGATGCGACCAACACAGAGCTGAATACCATCAGCCACAATATTGCCAACGCATCGACTTATGGATTTAAAGGAGCACGTACTGAGTTTGCGGCTGTGTACAACGGCATGCAACCCGGTGGCGTAGAGGTTGCCTCCATCTCTCAGAACTTTGAGAAAAACGGTTCGGTGAGCGGAACTGGTCGAGCAATGGATCTGGCAATCAATGGTAACGGCTTCTTTGTGACTAAAGACAGTGCTGGCCAAATGCTGTACACCCGCTCAGGTGTATTCGGTACTGATAAAGACAATTATGTCGTTGGTAACACGGGCGCGAAATTGCAAGGTTACAGCGTAGACGGCAACAATAACCTGCTCACAGGTGCAACGGGAGACATTAAAATCTCGACGTCTTCTTTGGCAGCCAAAGCCACAGATAAAATGGAGTTTATTGCCAATCTGGATGCAAAGAATCCGGTCATCGACCAGACGGTGAATCCGTTTGATCCGGGCAATAATAATTCATTTAACTCTTCCTACACGACAAAAGTTTACGACTCGCAAGGTAAGCCACACACGGTGACCCAGTACTTCACCAAAACGGCTGACAACACATGGGAAGTGAACGTGCAGGTTGACGGTGGAGTGGGTGCGGTTTCAACGGTCGCGATGACGTTCAACCCAGATGGCTCTATCGCCACTCCGACAGGCGCTTACAACGTTTCGTTCCCAGCGGCGGGCGCTAACCCAATGAGTATTGATATAGACCTGTCAGGCAGCACGCAATTTGGTACAGGTTTTGGTGTCAGCACTAACAACCCGAATGGGTACACATCGGGAGAATTGACGGGCGTTCGTGTTGAAGATAATGGCATGGTTTACGCTACCTACACTAACGGTCAGTCTCAGTTACAAGGCCAAGTTGTACTGGCGGATTTTGCCAACCCACAAGGCCTTTCAAAAGTCAGCGGTACTGCCTGGACTCAAAGTTTCAGTTCAGGTGCACCCGTATTGGGAGTACCAGGTTCAGGCACGTTAGGTGATCTTTCACCAGGCGCGCTAGAAGGGTCTAACGTCGATCTGACCAGCGAGTTGGTTAACCTGATGACGGCGCAGCGCAACTATCAGGCGAATGCAAAAACCATTTCGACCAACGACAAACTGACTCAGGCGTTGTTTAACGCAATTTAA
- the flgL gene encoding flagellar hook-associated protein FlgL, with the protein MRISDTQFSQMMLRSLQINNAGLGQVMQQMSTGERLTKLSDDPMASVQLLNLEREGSAISQYKTNISNVKTALSNQEVQLDSVNESLKKMNERVLWGANGTLTEAERTGIISELESLRSAVASAFNAQDEEGRYLFSGTKTDTAALSNASGSYVMQGNSDKRMVTVAKGVTMEANMTAQEILDLGGNNVLNELDALISEFKSPTPAFRTAVESTLGAIEATSNNVLSAMTEIGGRHNNLDLMDSAHGENKLFVDKISSDLSALDYGEASVRLSNYMAALQATQASYVKINDLNLFDRI; encoded by the coding sequence ATGAGAATTAGTGATACTCAATTCAGTCAGATGATGCTGCGAAGCTTGCAGATCAACAACGCAGGACTTGGACAAGTTATGCAACAGATGTCCACTGGTGAGCGTCTGACCAAATTATCTGATGACCCTATGGCATCAGTACAATTGCTCAATTTAGAACGTGAAGGCTCGGCCATTTCTCAGTACAAGACCAATATTTCTAATGTAAAGACGGCCTTGTCCAATCAGGAAGTTCAACTTGATTCCGTGAATGAAAGCCTGAAGAAAATGAACGAACGAGTGCTATGGGGCGCAAACGGTACCTTAACCGAAGCCGAACGTACAGGCATTATCAGCGAACTTGAAAGTCTGCGTTCTGCGGTCGCTTCGGCGTTTAACGCGCAGGATGAAGAAGGTCGTTACTTATTCTCCGGCACCAAAACGGACACCGCGGCTTTGTCGAATGCGAGTGGCAGTTACGTCATGCAAGGTAACAGCGATAAACGTATGGTCACTGTAGCCAAAGGCGTGACGATGGAAGCGAATATGACCGCGCAAGAAATCCTAGACCTTGGCGGCAACAATGTTCTCAACGAACTTGATGCATTGATTTCGGAGTTCAAATCACCCACACCAGCGTTTCGGACTGCAGTTGAATCGACGCTTGGTGCTATCGAAGCGACATCGAATAACGTGTTGTCTGCAATGACTGAAATCGGTGGTCGCCATAATAACCTCGATTTGATGGATAGTGCCCACGGTGAGAACAAGTTATTTGTTGATAAGATCAGCAGTGATCTCTCAGCTCTAGATTATGGTGAAGCTTCAGTTCGCTTGAGCAATTACATGGCGGCGCTGCAAGCGACTCAAGCGAGCTACGTTAAGATTAACGATCTCAACTTATTCGACCGCATTTAA
- the flgA gene encoding flagellar basal body P-ring formation chaperone FlgA codes for MTYKNTRKGNFRFTEIKKSEGNRITSPLNWGLIVSMMLCSPTVFSNEKGTTKQAILQAVESNFKQQVQIQADQRQWQDYQLDYDIRTPTAAEHLPMCPRPLSISGIDNKTLPVGNLKRSVDCDAPSVTWRINVTIKSALTLPVVVTQAGINRDQAISPMSLKLETRTLSREQDFFTQISQVSGMLASRRIRSGQILDPRKLESPPLVIKGNQVVITATKDGFTASTKGVALEPGTRGEQIDVQNSSSGKVIKAVVTGLNQVQTQF; via the coding sequence ATGACTTACAAAAATACAAGGAAAGGCAATTTCCGCTTTACGGAAATCAAAAAAAGTGAGGGGAACCGAATTACTTCCCCTCTAAACTGGGGGTTAATCGTCAGTATGATGCTTTGTAGTCCAACCGTATTTAGCAATGAAAAGGGTACTACCAAGCAGGCCATTCTTCAGGCCGTTGAGAGCAATTTTAAACAACAAGTTCAGATTCAAGCGGACCAGCGTCAATGGCAAGACTATCAACTCGATTATGATATTCGTACTCCAACGGCAGCTGAACACCTGCCTATGTGTCCTAGACCATTGAGTATTTCGGGTATCGATAACAAAACACTCCCTGTAGGCAACCTTAAACGCTCGGTTGACTGCGATGCGCCGTCGGTGACATGGCGCATCAATGTGACCATTAAATCAGCGCTAACACTCCCAGTGGTGGTCACCCAGGCAGGCATCAATCGAGACCAAGCTATTTCTCCCATGAGCCTTAAGCTTGAAACCAGAACCTTAAGCCGAGAGCAAGATTTCTTCACTCAGATCTCACAAGTCTCCGGCATGCTCGCGTCGAGGCGCATACGCTCTGGGCAGATATTGGACCCGAGAAAGCTCGAGTCCCCACCTTTGGTCATCAAAGGTAATCAAGTTGTGATTACTGCGACTAAAGATGGGTTTACTGCGTCCACAAAAGGGGTCGCCCTAGAACCGGGCACGCGTGGTGAACAAATCGACGTACAGAACAGTTCTTCTGGCAAAGTCATTAAGGCTGTCGTCACTGGACTCAACCAGGTACAAACCCAATTCTGA
- the flgM gene encoding flagellar biosynthesis anti-sigma factor FlgM, with protein sequence MKIDKVAGGHVPHTNLNQSSKKPAEPSAAQAISEAMVNTNTAAIDKAQAEMQSLPNVDMEKVEQVRNALVKGELALDTKALSQAVLQFHTGHE encoded by the coding sequence ATGAAAATCGACAAAGTTGCAGGTGGGCACGTCCCTCACACCAATCTAAATCAATCTTCCAAGAAACCCGCAGAGCCTTCGGCTGCGCAAGCGATTTCTGAAGCTATGGTCAATACCAACACTGCAGCGATAGATAAAGCACAAGCAGAAATGCAGTCGCTACCAAACGTGGATATGGAAAAGGTAGAGCAAGTACGCAACGCGCTGGTAAAAGGTGAGCTAGCACTCGACACCAAGGCGTTATCACAAGCGGTCCTTCAATTTCATACTGGTCACGAATAG
- the flgB gene encoding flagellar basal body rod protein FlgB, which produces MAISFENALGVHPDALNFRVQRTKVLASNLANVDTPGYLAKDLSFTTAMNQLSPHGVNKSVPQLKVSSMYSIPYQNSKDGNTVELGVEQGKFTQNNMDFQTSLTFLNMKFQGLAKVIEGR; this is translated from the coding sequence ATGGCAATTTCATTTGAAAATGCGTTGGGTGTTCACCCTGATGCGCTGAACTTTAGAGTTCAGCGTACCAAAGTCCTTGCCAGTAACCTAGCAAATGTTGATACCCCTGGGTATCTGGCTAAGGACCTGAGTTTTACCACTGCAATGAATCAGTTATCACCTCATGGTGTGAACAAGTCCGTACCACAGCTGAAGGTGTCATCTATGTACTCGATTCCGTACCAGAACAGCAAAGATGGCAACACTGTTGAACTGGGGGTTGAACAAGGCAAATTCACACAAAACAACATGGACTTTCAGACCAGCCTGACCTTTTTGAACATGAAGTTTCAGGGACTGGCGAAAGTGATAGAGGGACGTTAA
- a CDS encoding rod-binding protein — protein MKFDGLNERSQMNSVLYHDNSALMNIKNSNEQGAALETVAGQFEAMFLQMVLRQMRSSSDVLADEDSPFSSQQQGVFRDMYDGQLAIEMAKKQHSGISEMLIKQLSPSISEVAFDTNASTVSANDNFSEVEASSHAEASSASNSAPALHSTQESVASVRQMMGEVSATTAFAQPLIRKMEL, from the coding sequence ATGAAATTTGACGGACTGAATGAGCGGTCACAAATGAACTCGGTGCTTTATCACGATAACAGTGCCTTGATGAACATAAAGAATAGCAACGAACAAGGGGCCGCACTGGAAACGGTAGCGGGCCAGTTTGAAGCGATGTTTTTACAAATGGTACTGCGCCAGATGCGCAGTAGTAGCGATGTGTTGGCTGACGAAGACAGTCCTTTTTCCAGTCAGCAACAGGGCGTTTTTCGCGATATGTATGATGGTCAACTGGCGATTGAAATGGCGAAGAAACAACATTCTGGTATTTCAGAAATGTTGATCAAACAGCTCAGCCCTTCGATTTCAGAGGTGGCTTTTGACACCAATGCCTCAACCGTGTCCGCGAATGACAATTTTAGTGAGGTGGAAGCAAGCTCACACGCTGAAGCTTCTTCAGCGTCTAATTCGGCACCCGCACTTCATTCTACTCAGGAATCGGTCGCCTCAGTTAGACAAATGATGGGAGAAGTCAGTGCAACAACAGCCTTCGCCCAACCATTGATTCGAAAAATGGAGCTGTAA
- a CDS encoding flagellin — MVMSMVEVRPHNVKLTGHDRASISPPRSSETHGDIGQRKLAARNQTPASYSVSGVLLTQGQQNATSVQIATRSLQAIGVELAKIKQGLTRAMNLGANQVSGLQEGLAGSKANIERVIDNARFDGNKVIDNELKLKLEKADMRRFSIPGLNIHRLSDKAEQIRLDFPQGHSVMVQFDGQSEGKQTVKMLDRSLIPLGLRASLSEDGTILFESSEKAYQQMQQKVMVTGQGYRFPAGQSNVMTLKAEPEGIAELSFDLSSREGVKQTIAKVNKHFRQVQIGLEQANAIGSELTMQMQTLHKQSSVISAHQVQDKLKLFDDNSGQFSTAFMALNAQANVKRHSVVALMRS; from the coding sequence ATGGTAATGAGCATGGTTGAGGTTCGCCCCCACAACGTCAAGTTGACGGGGCATGACAGAGCTTCTATTTCTCCCCCTCGCTCTTCGGAGACTCATGGTGATATTGGGCAGCGAAAATTGGCTGCCCGCAATCAAACACCAGCATCGTATTCGGTGTCTGGTGTTTTGCTTACTCAGGGGCAGCAAAACGCGACCTCAGTTCAGATAGCGACACGTTCCTTACAAGCCATTGGTGTCGAATTGGCCAAGATAAAACAAGGCCTGACTCGAGCCATGAATCTCGGCGCGAATCAGGTTTCAGGTCTGCAAGAAGGCTTGGCGGGCTCGAAAGCAAACATAGAGCGCGTTATCGACAACGCACGCTTTGACGGCAATAAAGTGATCGACAATGAGTTGAAGCTTAAGCTTGAGAAGGCCGACATGCGCCGTTTTTCCATTCCCGGGCTTAACATCCACCGCTTGAGTGACAAAGCGGAGCAAATTCGCTTAGATTTCCCTCAGGGCCACTCCGTTATGGTGCAGTTTGATGGACAGTCTGAGGGCAAGCAGACTGTTAAAATGCTAGATCGAAGTCTTATTCCTCTAGGACTTAGAGCGTCATTGTCTGAGGACGGTACTATTTTGTTTGAATCCTCTGAGAAAGCCTATCAGCAGATGCAACAAAAGGTCATGGTGACAGGCCAAGGATATCGCTTTCCAGCCGGGCAATCTAATGTGATGACACTCAAAGCGGAGCCAGAAGGCATCGCGGAGCTGAGCTTTGATTTGAGCTCTCGAGAAGGCGTTAAACAGACCATTGCCAAAGTAAACAAGCACTTTCGTCAAGTACAGATAGGGCTTGAGCAGGCAAATGCGATCGGCTCTGAATTGACGATGCAAATGCAAACCCTCCACAAGCAGTCTTCGGTGATTTCTGCTCACCAAGTCCAAGACAAACTTAAACTATTTGATGACAATTCTGGCCAGTTTTCCACCGCCTTTATGGCACTTAATGCTCAGGCTAACGTAAAGCGCCACTCTGTGGTTGCGTTGATGAGAAGTTAA
- the flgK gene encoding flagellar hook-associated protein FlgK — protein sequence MNLVNIALSGLNANRVALDVTAQNVSNINTPGYSRQQALMASVGGTKHDKLNPGLGVEVTSIRRVTDDFLVKQTWETNSLSAYATSYTGKMSQLENTLGADGFSLSAGLDTLFSALNDATVKPESVPYRQQIINESEALSRRFNTLTESLSHQHKDVNDQRNAAIAHANSLMSNIADVNKQLVEMQGTGGNPAKLMDTRDTLIGELSKVVDVKTTSQSDGSLQVTLSSGQPLVMGTEAAELIAMPDPSDPYLAQLHVEFGTQSFAITDTPGGQIGALSDYQTDVLKPYRTAIDDMAKALADEFNALLVAGQDLNGNAGKPLFSYDPANPAASLTITDMKPEELALSGDGNPGNADILDGLIAVSNKNVSISGFGSVTLNDAFAAIVGETAIKARQADADYQAKLSMSEQAKAARDNVSAVSRDEEAANLMTFANAHNANMKVISTANQLFDSVLQLF from the coding sequence ATGAATCTCGTCAATATTGCCCTCTCAGGCCTTAATGCGAATCGCGTGGCACTGGATGTCACAGCGCAGAACGTCTCCAACATCAATACGCCTGGATACAGTCGTCAACAAGCCTTGATGGCTTCGGTTGGTGGCACGAAACACGACAAGCTAAATCCAGGACTGGGTGTTGAAGTTACGAGTATCCGTCGGGTAACGGATGATTTCTTGGTTAAGCAGACTTGGGAAACAAACAGTCTTTCCGCTTACGCAACTAGTTACACCGGTAAGATGAGTCAACTCGAAAATACACTCGGTGCTGACGGATTCAGTCTCTCTGCGGGTTTGGATACGCTATTTTCTGCCCTTAATGATGCGACAGTGAAACCGGAATCTGTGCCTTACCGCCAGCAAATCATTAATGAATCAGAAGCGCTTTCACGTCGATTCAATACGCTCACCGAATCTCTTTCTCACCAACATAAAGACGTGAACGACCAGCGCAATGCCGCCATTGCTCATGCCAATAGCTTGATGAGTAATATTGCTGACGTGAACAAGCAGCTGGTGGAAATGCAAGGTACGGGAGGGAATCCGGCTAAGTTAATGGACACGCGTGACACGTTAATTGGTGAGTTATCTAAGGTCGTCGATGTGAAAACAACGTCACAAAGCGATGGTAGCTTACAAGTCACGCTATCTTCTGGACAACCATTGGTCATGGGGACTGAAGCTGCTGAGCTCATTGCCATGCCTGATCCAAGCGATCCTTACCTTGCTCAACTCCATGTTGAGTTTGGTACGCAAAGTTTTGCGATTACAGACACTCCGGGCGGGCAGATTGGTGCTCTGTCGGACTATCAGACAGACGTATTAAAGCCATACCGCACGGCGATTGACGATATGGCTAAGGCGCTGGCCGATGAGTTCAACGCTTTGTTAGTCGCTGGTCAGGACCTTAATGGTAATGCGGGTAAGCCTTTGTTCAGTTATGACCCTGCCAACCCAGCGGCTAGCCTAACGATCACCGATATGAAACCAGAGGAACTGGCTTTGTCCGGTGACGGTAATCCAGGTAACGCTGACATATTGGACGGCTTGATTGCGGTCAGCAATAAAAACGTGTCGATCAGTGGCTTTGGCTCAGTGACATTGAATGATGCCTTTGCTGCCATTGTCGGTGAAACGGCAATCAAAGCGCGTCAGGCTGATGCAGATTATCAGGCAAAACTCTCGATGAGCGAGCAAGCAAAGGCTGCCCGAGACAACGTCAGCGCGGTAAGCCGTGATGAAGAAGCGGCAAATCTGATGACATTTGCCAACGCTCATAACGCCAACATGAAAGTGATCAGCACAGCAAACCAGCTGTTTGATTCCGTTCTTCAGTTATTTTAA
- the flgD gene encoding flagellar hook assembly protein FlgD: MSIASYNALSSDTPVNSGANTTSVTGNPQDANSATSLENEFISLMVAQIQNQDPLNPLDGTEYVSQLAQFSQVQSTENMASMMQNSMVLLDNMQVLSTAGLVGQTVYVSGNEFEMNDTAQGGKIELEHPSSQVTLVVTDEFGQAKKVPLGAHPAGDVDFSIHPEELGLKPGKYTVSVQVQEGQSAPNILLAGQVEQVRIPSSGGAAFVNIEGVGSVPFYEITQFGA, encoded by the coding sequence ATGAGCATCGCTTCTTATAATGCTTTGTCTTCTGACACGCCAGTGAATTCAGGGGCAAATACAACATCAGTGACAGGCAACCCACAAGATGCCAATAGCGCGACGTCACTGGAAAATGAATTTATCAGCTTGATGGTGGCACAGATTCAGAATCAGGATCCGCTCAACCCACTTGATGGCACTGAGTATGTCAGTCAATTGGCACAGTTCTCCCAAGTACAAAGTACAGAGAACATGGCTTCAATGATGCAAAACAGCATGGTATTGCTCGATAACATGCAAGTACTGTCAACGGCTGGCTTGGTGGGGCAGACGGTTTATGTGTCTGGCAATGAGTTTGAAATGAATGATACCGCTCAAGGCGGAAAAATAGAGCTTGAGCATCCCTCAAGCCAAGTCACTTTAGTCGTGACGGATGAGTTCGGTCAGGCCAAAAAAGTGCCTTTAGGCGCCCATCCCGCAGGTGACGTCGATTTTAGTATCCATCCTGAAGAGTTGGGTCTTAAACCCGGAAAATACACAGTATCTGTTCAGGTTCAGGAGGGGCAGTCTGCTCCAAACATTCTTTTAGCCGGCCAGGTTGAGCAAGTTCGTATCCCAAGCTCAGGCGGCGCAGCGTTTGTTAACATCGAAGGTGTTGGCAGCGTACCTTTCTATGAAATCACTCAGTTTGGTGCTTAA
- a CDS encoding flagellar basal body P-ring protein FlgI, with amino-acid sequence MAMMLTMLLGTALPTQAEVEIPIMDLVDVQGIRENQLVGYGLVVGLDGQGDRNQVKFTAQSITNMLRQFGVQIDDKTNPKLRNVASVSVTATVEPMAGAGQTLNVVVSSIGDAKSLRGGTLLLTPLRGIDGEVYAVAQGNVVVGGVSAEGKSGSKIVINTPTSGRIPGGATLEREVPNDFAEQDNVVLNLRKPSFTTAKNIAREINNIFGPKVAVAKNNVRISVKAPKDTQQRVVMMSMLEEISVEEGRKPARIVFNSRTGTVVIGKSVKVSEAAVSHGNLTVTIAESQQVSQPNAFADGETKVVDQSLLDVSEEQAQMVIWPPGTELNTIVSAVNSLGATPTDLMSILQALHEAGALNAELVVI; translated from the coding sequence ATGGCGATGATGTTGACGATGTTGTTAGGCACCGCCTTACCGACTCAAGCTGAAGTAGAAATCCCCATCATGGATCTCGTTGATGTTCAGGGTATTCGTGAAAACCAGTTAGTGGGTTACGGTTTGGTCGTTGGCCTCGATGGACAGGGTGACCGCAATCAGGTCAAGTTTACTGCGCAATCCATCACCAATATGCTGCGACAATTTGGTGTCCAAATCGACGACAAAACGAATCCTAAACTACGCAATGTTGCCTCAGTAAGTGTCACTGCGACAGTTGAGCCGATGGCAGGGGCAGGCCAGACGTTGAATGTGGTGGTGTCATCCATTGGTGACGCAAAGAGTTTGCGAGGGGGCACCTTGTTACTGACACCACTGCGCGGTATCGATGGTGAGGTTTACGCTGTCGCTCAAGGTAACGTGGTGGTGGGCGGTGTGTCTGCCGAAGGCAAAAGCGGCTCTAAAATCGTGATCAATACGCCAACCTCGGGCCGTATTCCTGGTGGGGCGACATTGGAGCGAGAAGTGCCCAATGACTTTGCGGAACAAGATAACGTGGTGCTGAATTTGAGAAAGCCCAGCTTTACAACGGCTAAGAATATCGCACGTGAGATCAACAACATTTTCGGGCCGAAAGTTGCGGTGGCTAAGAATAACGTGCGCATTAGCGTCAAAGCGCCGAAGGACACTCAACAACGTGTTGTCATGATGTCGATGCTGGAAGAAATCAGTGTCGAGGAAGGGCGTAAGCCTGCGCGCATCGTTTTCAACTCTCGAACCGGTACCGTTGTCATCGGCAAAAGTGTCAAGGTCAGTGAAGCCGCGGTAAGCCATGGCAACTTAACAGTGACCATTGCCGAATCACAACAGGTTAGCCAGCCAAACGCGTTTGCTGACGGTGAAACCAAAGTGGTCGATCAATCGTTATTAGATGTCAGTGAAGAACAGGCGCAAATGGTGATTTGGCCTCCGGGAACTGAGCTTAATACCATCGTTAGTGCAGTAAACAGTTTAGGGGCGACACCAACGGATTTGATGTCGATTCTGCAAGCCTTGCATGAAGCTGGGGCACTAAATGCAGAGCTGGTAGTGATTTAA
- the flgG gene encoding flagellar basal-body rod protein FlgG, producing MHSALWVSKTGMAAQDTKMTAISNNLANVNTVGFKRDRVVFEDLFYSIQRQPGSQVDEVNQLPSGVQLGSGVRVVGTQKVFTQGNTQNTSQELDLAVMGQGFFQIENSDGQLMYTRNGQFHVNSEGLMVNSQGLPLEPQIQIPENALSVSVGTDGTVSATTADSTTPQSLGQITLAKFINPAGLEAVGGNLFRETEASGQADELTAGIDGVGSIKQGALEGSNVQVVEEMVDMITTQRAYEMNAKVVSAADDMLKFVAQSV from the coding sequence ATGCACTCAGCTTTATGGGTAAGTAAAACGGGCATGGCCGCTCAAGACACCAAAATGACCGCCATCTCCAACAATCTAGCCAACGTCAATACGGTTGGTTTTAAGCGTGATCGAGTGGTGTTTGAAGATCTGTTTTACAGTATTCAACGCCAACCCGGCTCGCAGGTGGATGAAGTCAATCAACTGCCATCAGGTGTACAGTTAGGCAGTGGTGTTCGAGTAGTGGGTACACAGAAAGTGTTTACTCAGGGTAATACGCAAAACACCAGTCAAGAACTTGACCTTGCTGTAATGGGGCAAGGCTTCTTCCAGATCGAAAACTCAGACGGCCAGCTCATGTACACTCGCAATGGCCAGTTTCATGTGAATTCAGAAGGCTTGATGGTCAATAGCCAAGGCCTACCGCTGGAGCCACAAATCCAGATACCAGAGAACGCTTTGTCTGTGTCTGTTGGCACAGATGGCACGGTGTCAGCGACGACAGCGGACAGCACCACACCGCAATCTCTGGGTCAAATCACCCTAGCGAAATTCATCAACCCAGCGGGTCTGGAAGCGGTGGGAGGTAACTTGTTCCGCGAAACAGAAGCAAGTGGTCAAGCGGATGAGTTGACAGCTGGCATTGATGGTGTCGGCAGTATCAAACAAGGCGCTTTAGAAGGTTCAAACGTTCAGGTCGTTGAGGAAATGGTTGACATGATCACCACTCAGCGAGCCTACGAGATGAACGCTAAAGTCGTGTCAGCTGCTGATGACATGCTGAAGTTTGTCGCTCAATCAGTGTAA